The genomic segment TAGGCTTTTATGTGGTTTTTAAAAAATAAAATACTATCGCTAAGCCCAAGCCTATGGATGCCACCACCGCCTTCAAGTACGGCTTTTACGCAAAATTTCTTAGCAAACGGAAAACTCTTTCTAGTTGCCAACACTTCACATTTTTCATTGACGTACTTTGTGGCATTTACCATTTTATTTGTATAAGTTGCGATGGCACTGGCATATTCTAGTGCGACTTGAGCTAGTTTCCAAGCTTTATGCACATCTTCGTAGCTGCCATAAATTTTTATGATCACATCGCCAGCCTTGCAAATTTGAGAATTTTGCAGAAAAATTTCACTCTCGCACCCAAGTAGCCTCGCAACACTTGCGGCCACATCAACGCAGCTAACACAAATTTCATCACGTGAATAAATTTCAAGTGAGGCATTTTTATCGATATTTTGAAGCGACGTAGTAAGATCAAAGTAAGGTACATCTTCGTTTATATAGCTTAGAATTTCTGCGTCGCTAAGTATCATTTTATGCCTTTTTTACCTCATTTTTTGCTTTTATTATCATTTTTTTAAAGATTCCATTGTCATAAAGCCCAGCATGATAAAGAGCAAAACAAGTAAATGCAATGCCTGAAGCAACGTGAAATTTCTTAATGCTTTTATTTCTTTTCATAAAAAGGGCGCTTAAGCAAACTGAGGCTAAAGTGATGCTCATACCGACTTTTGATACTTGCCTATGAGTGTGTATATCAAGTAATTTGCCACTTATTTTTGTATCGTTTTTCAAATTCTTCTCCATTTAGTTTTTATTCCAGCAA from the Campylobacter concisus genome contains:
- the modD gene encoding ModD protein is translated as MILSDAEILSYINEDVPYFDLTTSLQNIDKNASLEIYSRDEICVSCVDVAASVARLLGCESEIFLQNSQICKAGDVIIKIYGSYEDVHKAWKLAQVALEYASAIATYTNKMVNATKYVNEKCEVLATRKSFPFAKKFCVKAVLEGGGGIHRLGLSDSILFFKNHIKAYGSFDKFLSHLPEFKAKMAERKVCIEAENLDEVSKLLKANCDVVQCDKFSPELIENVLSLRDEISPNTIILAAGGINLSNAKDYANADAIVTSAMYSKGVADISTRLEIL
- a CDS encoding helicase encodes the protein MKNDTKISGKLLDIHTHRQVSKVGMSITLASVCLSALFMKRNKSIKKFHVASGIAFTCFALYHAGLYDNGIFKKMIIKAKNEVKKA